In the genome of Arthrobacter alpinus, the window CGGAAGGGCATCATCCATGCCCGGCTGGGTTGGGACGCTGCTGTCTATGCCGACGAAGGCTGTTAGCTCGCCTCGAAACCGGTTCGCGTAGTCAAGGGCGTAGATGCCAGCGATCGAATGGCCCATGAGCGCGTATCGATCAATGCCCAGGCTTGCCAGGGCGGAATGGACCTCCGTGTTGATGTTTTGGGCAGTCCTCGGCTTCTCTGTTTCATCGCTGAGGCCATAGCCAAAGGGTTCTACCACCACCACCCTGTAGTGCGGCGCCAGTTCTGCAATGAGGGGTGCGAAATCAAGTGCCGGTGCGGCGGTGCCGAACCCTGGCAGCAGCACCACGGTTTCCGCGGCGTCTCCCTGAATGAGGACATTCATCTGCTTGCCATCGACAGTGACTCGCTGCCCGTAGCTTTCAATCCTGCCGGCCTCGGATTTGCTGGCACTGGCATTGACGATAGTGGTGGTTGCCAAGGCAACTGCCACCACGGCCACGAAAACGGCGATCACCTTGAGGAGAATTCTTAGAAACTTTCTCACGCTTATCCATCTGTAGATTATTTGTGGGATATGCCGACGCATAAATAATAGTTTTGAGCACTATTTCCCGTTGGCGCTAATTTCTGGCACGAAAATAACATCACAATAAACCGTGATTCTTTTGAGCTATTCCAAATATATTTACGCACAGATGGACTTCGTAATGCCAGCGAGAAAGGAGAAATCATCACATCGGATGATCGCTTTTTCGTTTCCCTCGTCCAAGAGAGGTATCTTTTGGATTCCCGAACCTTTATGCCGGGTAGAGGATTGTTTCTGCCGCCTTGACCACGAAGAAAACCTCGGATCCGGGCAACAATGCGAGCTCGGCAATGGCTGCGGGGGAGAGATCGGCGGCCAGCGCTCCGGCACGGACCCGGATATGCCCGCCGTGAGGCTCCAATTCGCTGATGGTGACCTTGAAGCAATTGCGGGGGCTTCCCGCAGGAGGCGCAAGGAAAACAGACACGGCCGACGGCGGGAATGCGGCTAGCCCGGCCATCTCGGCTGCCACACCGACCGGGCGGCCGGTGACCTGAACGCCGTCGGACATTGCCAACGTGGAACCGGAGATTGTTCCGGACAAGACGTTGAGCCCGGCGAGGGATGCGGCGAAGGAGCTGCGTGGATGGGCCAACACGGTTGCGGTGGGGCCGGATTCCACAATGCGCCCGCCGTCCATGACAACGATGCGTTCCGCGAGCATGAGGGCGTCCAGGACGTCGTGCGTGACAATGATGGCCCGGCGGCCGGCCAGGGCACGTTTGAGCAGGCTGCGCAGGAACGGGGCGCTGTTGACGTCGAGCGCGGCCATGGGCTCATCAAGGAGGAGCAATTGGGGATCGGTGGCGAGCGCGCGGGCGAGCGCCACACGTTGCCCCTGGCCGCCGGAAAGCTGTGCAGGCAGCCTGTTGGAAAGCTCCAACGCGTCCACCTCGCCCAGCCAGTGACTTGCGATGTTGCGGCTTTCTCGCCGGCTGGCGCCTTGGCTCCGGGGACCAAAGGCCACGTTGTCCAGCACGTTTAGGTGCGGGAAGAGTAAGGGCTCTTGAGCCAAGACACCTACGCCGCGTTCATGGGGTGCCAACCAAACATTGCCCGGGGAAAGCCGGAACAGGGTGTGCGCGTCGAGGGTGGCACTGCCGGAACTGGGCTTCACGAGGCCCGCAAGCATCTGGATCACCGAGGACTTTCCGGCCCCGTTGGGGCCCATAATTGCGATGGTTTCCCCGGGGTTGACGGTTAATGCCACGTCCACATTGCGGGCAGCCATCACGGCCTCTAGGTTAAGTGTCACGCGCCCGGAACCTCCTTCGAAACCAGCGCCCGTATCGGTGACCGGGGCGTCCTGTAGGCCACGCCCACCACCACGAGTGCTACGGCAATCAGCAAAAAGGACAGGGCCACAGCTGCATCAGGATCGCTCTCGCGCTGCAGGTAAATTTCCAAAGGTAAGGTTCGCGTGACGCCTTGGAGGCTGCCGGCAAAAGTCAAGGTGGCGCCAAATTCACCCAGACTCCGGGCAAAGGCCAGAACGGCTCCGGTCACCAGTCCCGGAAACACCAGCGGAAGTGTGATGCGGCGCAACACCGTGGAGGGGCGGGCGCCCAAGGTCGCGGCAACGGCCTCATACTTGTCTCCGGCCGTGCGCAGTGACCCCTCAAGGCTCAGCACCAGAAACGGCAGCGCCACGAAGGCCTGTGCCATGACCACGGCAGTCGTGGAAAACGCGATGTCGATTCCAATCAGATGCAAGGACCCGCCCAGCAGGCCCTCCCGGCCAAAGGTATAGAGCAGGGCCAAGCCGCCCACCACAGGTGGAACCACCAGCGGCAGCAGGACAAGTGCGCGCAGAAGACCTTGGCCGGGAAAATGTGCCCTGGCCAACGCCAAAGCCAGTGGCACACCAAAAATGATGCACAGTGCCGTGCTGGCTATTGCGGTTTTGAGGCTTAGTGCCAGAGCATCCACTGAAGAATCCGAGGCGATCAGTGGCCAGAACTGGGTCCAATTGACCCTAGCCACCATGCCGAAAAGTGGGAGCAAAATGAACAGCCCGCCCACCGCGGCGAACAGGAAAACCCAACGGGGGACCGCACGGTACTGCCACGGTTCCGCACCGGCCCCACGACCC includes:
- a CDS encoding alpha/beta hydrolase — protein: MRKFLRILLKVIAVFVAVVAVALATTTIVNASASKSEAGRIESYGQRVTVDGKQMNVLIQGDAAETVVLLPGFGTAAPALDFAPLIAELAPHYRVVVVEPFGYGLSDETEKPRTAQNINTEVHSALASLGIDRYALMGHSIAGIYALDYANRFRGELTAFVGIDSSVPTQPGMDDALPIAAMKTAKTLGLTRVLMSMAGDPYAGLPYDDDMKEQMKLLSLKNSMSSTYSDEMEHFASNFTSSRSQSFPRDLPVLEFVQRENTDVEGWLPLHEEQVASVDTGELIQLDATHYLHHTKSPEIAENFTRFMASVNQNRT
- a CDS encoding sulfate/molybdate ABC transporter ATP-binding protein; protein product: MTLNLEAVMAARNVDVALTVNPGETIAIMGPNGAGKSSVIQMLAGLVKPSSGSATLDAHTLFRLSPGNVWLAPHERGVGVLAQEPLLFPHLNVLDNVAFGPRSQGASRRESRNIASHWLGEVDALELSNRLPAQLSGGQGQRVALARALATDPQLLLLDEPMAALDVNSAPFLRSLLKRALAGRRAIIVTHDVLDALMLAERIVVMDGGRIVESGPTATVLAHPRSSFAASLAGLNVLSGTISGSTLAMSDGVQVTGRPVGVAAEMAGLAAFPPSAVSVFLAPPAGSPRNCFKVTISELEPHGGHIRVRAGALAADLSPAAIAELALLPGSEVFFVVKAAETILYPA
- a CDS encoding ABC transporter permease → MLGLVRPKGRGAGAEPWQYRAVPRWVFLFAAVGGLFILLPLFGMVARVNWTQFWPLIASDSSVDALALSLKTAIASTALCIIFGVPLALALARAHFPGQGLLRALVLLPLVVPPVVGGLALLYTFGREGLLGGSLHLIGIDIAFSTTAVVMAQAFVALPFLVLSLEGSLRTAGDKYEAVAATLGARPSTVLRRITLPLVFPGLVTGAVLAFARSLGEFGATLTFAGSLQGVTRTLPLEIYLQRESDPDAAVALSFLLIAVALVVVGVAYRTPRSPIRALVSKEVPGA